The Methanocella arvoryzae MRE50 genome includes a region encoding these proteins:
- a CDS encoding glycosyltransferase family 4 protein yields the protein METLSFCLANYSLSKGNGIDVTVAEFAKELARYHNVKIAVIKSDMEVPGVEVTSYPANRPWKMRAVARELDSQRFDYISTNYLPFDGVATFMRTPHLLQDHGVAPLRSMMHNRGEFMLWTEVHMFRLFSAWKAAMVLPISRYIGDGFRRRYLYRGPMEILPSGIEFRDAEPAPEAEKYGRYVLYVGRHTPYKGVDQLIEIFGEARKELGEDVHLVTIGRADPGYGEKLQALARKAGNVHMLGYVPDVWRYYAGATVYATCSAWEGEDRPVIEAQYMRKPAVSFDNCSHPEVVYYGTLAKNREEFKDALVKHLSDAREDPGVRQKVVDRFSTKSTVRQYLDIIKKMENKG from the coding sequence TTGGAAACACTGAGCTTCTGCCTGGCTAACTATTCGCTGAGCAAGGGTAACGGTATAGACGTCACGGTAGCCGAGTTTGCGAAAGAGCTCGCCAGATATCACAACGTGAAGATAGCGGTCATTAAAAGTGACATGGAAGTCCCTGGCGTGGAGGTTACCAGTTATCCGGCCAACAGGCCCTGGAAGATGCGCGCTGTGGCTAGAGAGCTGGACAGCCAGCGGTTTGACTATATCTCCACGAACTATCTGCCGTTCGACGGGGTGGCCACATTCATGCGTACGCCACACCTGCTTCAGGACCACGGTGTAGCACCCCTGAGGTCGATGATGCACAACCGGGGGGAGTTCATGCTGTGGACGGAAGTCCACATGTTCCGCCTGTTCTCCGCGTGGAAGGCCGCTATGGTGCTGCCCATTTCCAGGTATATAGGCGATGGTTTCAGACGCCGGTACCTGTACAGAGGCCCGATGGAAATCCTGCCGTCGGGCATTGAGTTCCGGGATGCGGAGCCAGCACCTGAGGCAGAGAAGTACGGTCGCTACGTGCTCTACGTAGGACGCCACACCCCGTACAAAGGTGTCGATCAACTGATAGAGATCTTTGGCGAAGCGAGAAAGGAACTCGGCGAGGATGTGCACCTCGTCACGATCGGCCGGGCGGACCCAGGATATGGTGAAAAGCTGCAGGCGCTGGCCAGGAAAGCGGGTAACGTCCACATGCTCGGCTACGTGCCGGACGTGTGGCGGTATTATGCCGGGGCCACAGTCTACGCTACCTGCTCCGCCTGGGAAGGGGAAGACAGGCCGGTGATCGAGGCACAGTACATGAGAAAGCCAGCCGTATCATTTGATAACTGCTCTCACCCGGAAGTCGTGTACTACGGCACTCTGGCCAAAAACAGGGAGGAGTTTAAAGATGCCCTCGTCAAGCACCTGTCTGACGCCAGGGAGGATCCGGGAGTAAGACAGAAAGTCGTCGACCGGTTCTCCACGAAGAG
- a CDS encoding glycosyltransferase family 4 protein encodes MDVAFVTTRLVEKDAQGNFTEATLRELRKRCGKVTLFTFAYERSPVEGVDIRYVGGSNGHSIGANVRALLSTGKLARELATYDLLVLAGPDVGVLPAVHRAKKLNPRIRLFWVYHSLTPSEFLPSLKDRLLTMARKRAYLWSMMRSDTVQTFSFYVKSELLAEGIEDSLIRPEPFAIDTRAFATGDKRKIRAKHGLESDFVLLYVGRLAPAKRVDRLIEAMKGLDGDIALVIVGGGPERERLETMAKASGKKVIFAGRVPDEELPDYYAACDTWVTASEHEGFCVPIVEAMAAGKPVVVPFAGAMPETAGDAGLIYEQGNTRDMVACIQCLREDRKYYESLAGRAVDSAKYFDIGRVMPAYVETICNSGRR; translated from the coding sequence TTTACCGAGGCCACGCTCAGAGAGCTGAGAAAGCGCTGTGGCAAGGTTACGCTGTTCACGTTCGCCTACGAGCGCAGCCCAGTCGAGGGAGTGGACATCAGGTACGTCGGGGGCAGTAACGGCCACAGTATCGGCGCCAATGTCAGGGCGCTCCTCAGTACTGGAAAGCTGGCCAGAGAGCTGGCAACCTACGATCTCCTCGTCCTGGCCGGCCCGGACGTGGGAGTGCTTCCTGCAGTACACAGGGCTAAGAAGCTCAACCCCCGGATCAGGCTGTTCTGGGTCTACCATAGCCTGACTCCTTCCGAGTTCCTGCCATCGCTGAAAGACAGGCTGCTGACAATGGCGAGAAAACGGGCGTACCTGTGGTCGATGATGCGTAGCGATACAGTCCAGACCTTCAGCTTTTACGTCAAGTCTGAGCTGCTGGCGGAGGGGATAGAAGACAGCCTGATTAGGCCTGAGCCCTTCGCTATCGATACGAGAGCATTTGCCACGGGAGATAAGCGGAAGATAAGGGCTAAACATGGCCTGGAGTCTGACTTCGTCCTGTTATATGTCGGCAGGCTCGCCCCGGCGAAACGTGTAGACAGGCTGATTGAGGCAATGAAAGGGCTTGACGGAGATATAGCCCTGGTGATCGTCGGCGGAGGCCCGGAGCGAGAGCGGCTGGAAACGATGGCAAAAGCCTCAGGCAAGAAAGTAATCTTTGCCGGCAGGGTGCCAGACGAAGAACTGCCAGACTACTATGCGGCCTGTGATACATGGGTGACAGCGAGCGAGCACGAAGGCTTCTGCGTGCCGATCGTCGAGGCGATGGCCGCAGGAAAGCCGGTGGTAGTGCCGTTTGCAGGCGCTATGCCCGAGACAGCAGGGGACGCCGGCCTGATCTACGAGCAGGGCAACACCCGGGATATGGTCGCCTGTATCCAGTGTCTGAGAGAAGACAGGAAGTACTACGAGTCACTCGCGGGCCGGGCAGTCGACTCTGCGAAATACTTCGACATAGGCCGTGTCATGCCGGCCTATGTAGAGACTATATGTAACAGTGGACGGAGATAA